The DNA region CAGTACAGGATTACTGGGGGAGTCAAACGCTATCTTGGCAAGCCTATGGgtgcaaggtggggtacactctggacgggatgccagtccattgcagggcagacagacacacactcacagctgggccgtttttttccagaagccgattaacctaccagtacgtctTTTCTAGttcatttgtttaatttcatAAGCACGGATTTGACACTTTTCAGCTTGCAAATGGCGCTAAATGACTGGAGGCGGGTGATAGGGCTGCTGCAGTTGTTTCCTGTGGTTACTGCGTCGGTCCGAGTTTCTCCAGCTCGTTCTGGGGCCGAGCTATGCATCACTCATTAAGCAATTGGCAGTGGTGTTGAAACTGAGCACAGCTCTCAGCCTGTGGCGCTGACCTGTCCCTGCCACTCTCATCTTGCTTCTCCTGCCTCCCTGGCACGTCTCGGTGGCTTCTGTGCCGTTTCACACGATAAGTTGTTTTAAAGATGTGGTTGATGAGACCGGAGCAGGGCTCCAGTTAGTCTTGCAGGAGAATGTTTCTAAAGATAAAGCAATTATTCAGTTAAGTATTAAGTTGCTTCATTAAAGTCATATTGGAGCCTGTTTCTAAGAACAAGAATTTTGATTATAACtggaacaaagtaaaaaaaaaactaagaataTTTAAGGAAGCTAACCCTTAAATTAAAAGGCTGGTGTGCACAGCACAGActtattgaaattgaaattattGAGATTTAAATGTATTGCAGTTGGCTCTCAGGTCTTAGAAAGGAACAGTGGGATGGGTTAATAAATCCTAAACCAATCCAGTGGTATTGCCCTTGAGGCATTTTCCACCCTTGATTTCTACCTGTACTTCTAAGAACAAAATACACAATAACATAGAAATTGATTGTGTTATTGTAAGCCACCGGCATACAATCTTCTTGCTCTTCGTAGGATCTTATTGGAGCTGTGGCACTGAGCCTGGACTGCACAAGAACAGCATGTGGAGGTGATGGAATGTGTCTGAATGTTTAAGAGCTGCTTATTCCTGCAAGTCATCAGCTGCAGTTGTTCTTGggtgtcttttttttgtttttgcagtagAGGTGTAAGCTGTACTGGTTATGGTGAAGTCAGCAGATCTagtgagttttttttcctatgCCCTTCTGTGTTGGCCGtctctgtgtgcgtgtgtgggaGGAAGGAGTCTGATTTTTCTGAGAAATGCCCTGGTCTGTATCGCAACAGGGTAGTTTCAATGCAGCCGCAACTAAAGCAGGTTGTCGTTTTGTCGGGGTGGGTTAGGAGGCTTACCCTGTTGTTTGCCTGTTTGCTACCTTTTTATATGACTTTGCTGGGGATCTACAGAATAGCCAGCACACCAAGCAAAACTGGTTATCCCTACCTGTTCCCTCCCTTCAGAAACCACCACCACACCTTCTATTCACAATTTTTTTGCCTCTCTTACTTTGGCAATGACTGGGCTTTTGAAGAGAGCATAAGTGGAGCTCTAAAGCTGCTCCCTGCTGTTGCTTCAGCTCGGCCCCTCATCCCACCTGTTGGAAACCCCCAGATGTCGCTAGCAGGTGTGGCTGCGGAGCGGAGCCTGGGAATCTAGGGTGGAACAAAGAAGCGTTTCTTCCCTCCTGCTGGATCCTCTCTGGAGGGCCGTGCCGCATGCTCACTCCTGACATGTCTGCTCGCTGCTGGCTCTCGCCTGCTGACGTTTTTAAACGGGGACAAGCCATCAGGGTGAGCTGCTGGTCTTTAACTCTTCGACCCAGACTCGATCAGCTTGATTGTAGTGGAAGAGCAGCCTTTTTACCTCCTAGACCAACCGGTCAATTTCCGATCAAGATGTGTTCCCAGGACTAAGGCCTTTTGTTCCGATTTGCACAGTCGAAGCACTGTACCGACAGTCTGGACCTTAAGTTTCAATGTACTTTAAGGAGGGTGTTGTGGCGTGATGAAATTGTTCAGATTGGTTAGATGTGCTGGTATAGTCATGCCCTATAGCTGCAGTCCTCACTCATGTAGTTACAGCATGTCTGGATGCCTGTATGTGCATGCATTGAATGTATATATCCATTCAAGGGCATTTCCAATGCTTCTTTTGTAATGGAGTTTACAGGACAGTGGTTAATCCCCCTTGCTGTCTAATCCTTACCTGAAGCCAAAACTGTTAATGGCTGGGGAATACCTGTGTGTTTACTCCTTTCCAGTGTGCTTGTGGTGCATATTTGCATTCAAACAAACAACCTTTTGCCTTCAgtattcttttttaaactttcaatTCAGTTACCTGCCCGCCAGCTGAATTCCATCACCTTTGCTATGCAGATGAGTTCAGTCATCAGTTCCTCCACTGCAGGGCTACCTGTGAGCCCTTTTTTAGTTACATTCCGGAAATAACTCGACTAAACAGGGTTAACTAAATGCACTGCTGCCGGTTTCTTGGCAACAAGCCTGAGGCCCTGATTTTTGGTGTAGGTTTCATCCCGGGGGGGCTGAGATCAAGAGGAGGAGGATTGTGGGTTGTGTTAACCGTAGCCCCTGGACCGGCGTGGATTGGGGCGTGCCTTGGAGCGATCCCAGGTTTTAATCCTGCTCGTACTGGGCCTGGAGCAGCGACtgctggggagagagagagagaaaccccTGCTGGCCCTCCAGTCTGTTCATTATAAAGAAACGGTCCAGTGCAAACCACCTGGCTTGTTGAGGTTTGTGCTTTTTGTAGCCCATCGCGGAGTTCTGTGTTGCCGACGGCGGCAGGGgtgttctttattttgtcaCGTTTCGGGACAAGCGGGGTGTGGGGTCTGGTGAATCTGGGTTGGGGGTTGGGGGTTGGGGGTTGGGGGGGGCCTCTCTTAGTTGCGGTGATGTGCTGAGAAACATtcatggtggggggggggtgtgagGGGCTCAGCTCTATTCAGGCCCCTGTACGAGTCAAAGGGAACGCGACTTCCTGCCGGGAAGTAGTTACGGCAACTCGCCTCATGTCAGGCGCAGGCTGTGCTTTTAAGTGGTTAAGGATGTGGCTTTATTGTTAGTTGAAAGAAGGTgagaaagtgtgtgtgtggtgggttGGCACTTGAGACTTCAAGCCGAAAAGTGgccaataactttttttttctagttcttttcattttccatgGCTATAAACCCACAAAGAGAACAGCCAGCTGAGCTGGTCTGAGGCCCGTTGCCGTTGTGAACCAGAGAATCGGTTGAGGTGGTGGAAGAGTGTTAAAGAATCGCAAAGAAATTACTCCACGTGTTAAAgagaagcaaaaacaaaaaacaagggCAGATTACCCGGTGCAAAATAACTGGCCAGGTTGATGGACAACATACGCGAGAGAAATGGGTATTCTCGGTTTATTTGGTTAAAGGTTTGATACTTTTTACTTGCAGACCAAACTGGAATTCATTTGCAGCAGAAGAGAAAGGGGATGGGCGATCATGATGTGTACCGTTTGGTAAAACCCAGAGGTGAGATCTCTGTTTCATAATGGAGATGCACTGGGGGCTCTCTGGGTTTGTCACTAGGTGATTACCAACCCACTCTGTGGCACCTCTGTGAAGCGGTACGTCTTTGTCACCTGTAAAAGTGGGCCCGCGTCGTGCTTCTGCTGAAGAGCTGGGGCACGGGGACGGCTGTGGTTTTTTGGGGGGCCGACTGTGATGGGTGTTCTGTCTCCCTCAGGCGAAGAGGAAGCTGGACCTGGAAGGCAATGATCCCCTGTATCTGCCAGACCTGCGCACCCCCAAAGGAAAGGGCAGGACTGTGCCCCGCCTGCCCAGCCCGAAGAGTGAGTGATCGGGGAGAGTTTGGTAACAGCGCTGGGTTTGTGCTTGGACATTTAACCCAGAGGGGATGCTTTAAAGCTTTCTTTATCATCTCTAttctctgttgttgttttttaatcccAGTGTGAAGCTCAGAAGTTTTGCTCATGCAGGTTGAACTGGGTCAGTAATCGGCGACTGTTACTGCAGAACCactgatttttttcctccttgCCTGAAGTGCAGAAGGCCAGGAAGTTCTTGGTCCAGTCCTGGGGCTCAGTGAGACTTCCCTGGCAGACAGTGGGTGGAAGACTGGCAGAGTGGCTGCTTCTTTCAGTTTTGATATTGAAAGTACAGCAGGATCTGTTTAAAAACTAAACAGATCCTGCTGTACAAGGGGGTGGAGATTAGGTTAGGGCTCCTGGGCTTACTGTCCATAACCTTATGGATTCCTTTTCAAACATTTGAGTGATCCTGGAACGGGAGACAGGTGGAAGTGTGGGCGTGGGGCTCGGACTCATCTGCAGAGTGAGGGCTGGAAATCCAGATGTGGAACTGGATTTAGAACCTTTCACTTGGCACATATTTGATTTTGTTACAGTGTCTCCTCCTCATTTCTTGGTTTGATGTAGGCTGTCTGTAGGGCTTCTTCAGTTTAACTCATtgtactttgtaaaaaaaaatcaggatttTTGTAGAGGCTCTATAAATTGTAAGAGATTGCATGGCTTCATCACAGCTCTTGAGCTGGGCAATTTCCCATATTGGtgtaatttctgtttttattaaatatcgTGTTACCCATCATTGTATTGATGTTTGGTGTACTCATGTATAGCATGGCCATTTAGAAACCTctatatccatccattcatcttCCAACCGTTTTCTAAATagagggtcatgggggagccggtgcctatcccagcaagcaatgggtgcaagatggtggcagtttaaaaaatggatggacaaTGGCGCTGAATTTTTCCCAATGCTTCAAAATTCAAAGGCAGAAAGAGGTCCTCAAAGGCAattcttctctttctctccttgcCTCACAGCGCCCAAGTCCCCCGGCGAGCGCACCAGGTACGACACCTCACTGGGGCTGCTCACCAAGAAGTTTGTGGGGCTCCTGAGCGAGTCGGCGGATGGGGTGCTGGACCTGAACTGGGCGGCCGAGGTGCTGGAGGTGCAGAAGCGGCGCATCTACGACATCACCAACGTGCTGGAGGGGGTGCAGCTCATCCGCAAGAAATCCAAGAACAACATCCAGTGGGTGTGAGTACCCCCGCGCTGGGCCTGGGCCGCTTTCCCCCTGGGTCGGCCGCCGCGGCGGCCATCGAACCCGCATCTGTCTGCAGCTGGGCTGGGAGCAGCAAGCAGGATTCCGGCAGGAGTGGCCGAAATTCTCaagcgctgctgctgctggagttCTGCAGAACACACACGATAACTATAACCCTATGTAAAGGAAAAGGAATCTGATTTTTAGTTCAAATGCAATACTCTCCATAACGCATCCTGTGTAAATCTACAGCCAAACCAAGTGTCTCGTTGTGCTTGATTCCTCGGGGGCCGTGTGGActaagccgataccctggcttctttgatTAGATCATCTGATCAATTAGCTCCTTGCTACCAAgcaggctagatgggctgaatagcCCGTTTGTGACCATTCTAATGTAATCTTGTGCAATCCCAGCCCAGACAGAGCTGTGTGGAGAAAGGCAAAGTGCTCTGAACTCGGGATGAGTTCCTGGTCTGGAGCTGTTAAATGGGGTTGTAATGTACTCCATTTTGTCCCGTAAACCCAGCAGCATAGATTGGTGCCAGGTTGATGGTGGTTGCCCACTGCTGGTTTATGAATGGATAGCTggataaatgtttgttttaggtCTTCAGGCTTGCGAGTGATGGAGATTTACGATCCCGTTtcttcttgatttttttcaggGTGGGCGGGAGCGTGCTGGGGGGCTCGCCTGCAGGCCCCGAGAAGCAGCGCGGCCTGCGGAGGGAGCTGGCAGAGCTGGATAAAGCGGAAAAGGCCCTGGATGACCTTATCCGGAGCAGTAGCGCCCAGCTGAAGGAGCTGACGGAGCAAAAGGACAACCAACGATATCCTTCCGCCAGGAGCTGCTCCTGAGCTGGGGTGGGCTGGGGGACTGGTAACGGAAGAAAGGGGAAAGGGTACTGGGGAAAATTGCCGTCTTACCGTACCGGTCCCAGGCAGAGTCTGTTTGGGAATATTCATTAATGATTTGGGGGAAAAGGATTGAATATCTGGTATGGATCTCGGGATACTATAACAAAGACAAGCGCTCCCCATGTGTCCATGATTCTATTCTGTAAAATAGTGCATTCTGCTGAAGGTGACCCATTTGCTCTTGGCTTCCCTTAACTCCTGCCTACCTTGGGGTATGTCACCTATCAAGACATCCGATCCATCACCAGCCTGAAGGATCAGACGGTCATCGCTGTCAAAGCCCCATCGGAGACCAAGCTGGAGGTCCCAGAGTCCACAGATGTAGGTGTCATGGATTGTCTATCGCTCAGCCTAGTAACTTTGTATTCTCATGTGGACAAGCCAAGGGGAGAGAGGGGTATGAGTTTCGAGTGTTGTCCCTGGAGCGTAGTCTATAGGATGTAGAGGGTGTTTGGTTGGGTGCTTTGTTGCACAGAGGAGTGTTGGTGCCTGAGTTATGATGTAGGAACTAATAACCTGGGAGCCTTCAACAAACAGCTCTGTGAGATTATTGAATTAGTTTTCTACTAGCAACTACAAGATCTGGATGGGACTAGTGATCTCCTTGCTAGAGACCTCTaagggaaagctaaggttgctgctcgaagaggtgttaatggggcaaGGTCCTAATGCCCGGtatggcgatggggacactgtactgttaaAAGGGCACAGTCCTTTGGTTCAGGCGTCAAACTGAGCTCCTGACTCTCCATTGTCATTAAAAGTCTCGGTgtttcccctggcctttaccaggcATGACttcctaacaatccccatctatgaactggcttatcattctgttctcctccccactgatagctggtgtgtggtgagcgtgcTGGTGCACTGTGGgtgccacagggtgagcgccccctgctggtcccacgaacacctcctccagcagcagccttagtttttcccaggaggtctcccatccaggtactgaccaggctcacacctgctgagcttcagtgggctgccagttgtgagttgcagggtgatatggctgctaaacattacctgtaaagcactttgggtgtccagaaaagcgtgaATAAAAGAGTAAAGAATTATGTGAATCTAGGTGTACAGGTTGGGGGTACTCTATGCAGTTGATATAATACTTAATGTTTTCCCTTTGAATTGGGGGAGCTGTTTTACACTGTGGCCTAAATCGTGAAAAGTTTCGTTTGTTTaagctccaggtgaggctctcGGTCCTCACCGGATGTGACAAGGCTCTGCAGACCTGCCTGGTCTGAGGGGCTGGGAGAGGGCTGTGGCATGGGTGGTGACAGGTCTGTCCTTCTCCAGGGCTCTCTCCAGATCTACCTGAAGAGCAAGAACGGCCCCATCGAGGTGTACCTGTGTCCAGAGCAGGAGCTGCAAGACGGCAGCCCAGTCAAGACCAGCACACCCATCAAAGAGGAGGAACCCTGGACCCCATCCACGCCGCAGTCCCCCCCTGGGAAACAGGAGCCTGCGGAGGGTAAATACGGAGAGCTGCTTCATCTATGTGTGTTCTGGTCCTGGTGAGCTCCAGCTCTGGCAGGCCTTACCAGTTCCATCAAACCACCAGAGTCTGAATTTCTCATTTTAACTGTGATGGGGCAAACAAGTAATTTAGAGATCAATTCCAACAAATTGGTGTTTTCCTAGCTTAATTGATcaatgctttttaaataaaaagctaaTTTAGGGTGATCTGTAAAGGGCTGTTGGATTTTGCTGTGTCGTACAGCACAGGCACAGGGCACCTCCGTGTTTTTGATGAGCTACCTAGTGGAACAGTATGCGGTTCTGCTCAGGCACTGCCAGCTGGTTTCCTCCTTTCCTGGGAGATGTGGTGAGGGTGCTTGCGGTTTAAAGGCAACTGCAGACTTTCCTGCCTGTCTCAGTGTATTGAATGTTAAAGGTCCAGGTAATCACCCTATACCTGTTGTATATTAAAAACCTTTGAGGGTGTGTAACGACAGCACTTCAAATTCACCATGGAGCACCAAAACGTGGTATAGCAGAGAGCACTGGAGTCGTTTTGTCTTTCAGAGTATGCACAGGCTGCTCCTATACGATAAGGTGGACACCATGGATGCTAAATTTTAAATAAGATGGATTTTTTTATAGGTAATAGTACACATGGCCCCACGACACCGTTTGGTATAAGTGGATAGATAAAGTAATGGCCATGGTTAAGGCTTCATTATCTTTGTTAAAGACAGTGCTGTTAAATTTGATTTATTCTTGTGCATTCTACAAATGAAGACCTTCTGAGATACAACCCCAGCCATAAAACAGAGCAAGCGAAACCGCTGCCTGTGCTAGGTAGCGTTGGTTGATTTGCCAGACCTGGATAGCTGAGCAGGGGTTCTGTACTTCTGTTTAGCAGCTGTGTCCCAGAATACATCAGAGTGTGGCCTCCCCACGGGCCTGCTCCTTGAGTTTAACCCCTTCCTCTCCCCTGTCTGGGATGTATTTCCCTCCGCAGATACCCTCAAACCTTCCCCAGCATCCAGCGTGCTTCTGGATGTGGAGGGGCTCCTGGGTCTGCCCCCGAGCCTGTTGCAGATAACCGAGGACCAGCTGCCCTCGACCTCTTCTTTTGCCGCTGACGGCGCCCCCTTCGTCTGTTTCTCACCCCCGCTGGACAGCGAGGATTACCTCTGGGGGCTGGAGGATGGGGAGGGGGTCTCGGACTTCTTCAACACCTACGACCTGGGTGACTTACTCAAGAGCTGAGGGCTTCCTCAGCGGCTCTCTGAATGGCATTGCTTGAGGGCAGCAGATCCTGAGACATCAGATCTCCTAGGTCTCTGGCCCTCTATTCAGGATTCAgtttttccttttgtgtttttttttgtgtgtgcaccTTCTTATAGGAACTCGTCGGTGTCTGGACTATCACCGATTAAGTTAAGTTCCTCGCCTCCCACAccagaaaagtaaaaaacaaaaattctcgTCGTGACCTGAGACGTTCCTCCTGTGGTCACAGCACTGATTCTCCAGGAAGTCCATTTTTATCGGACAGAGTGATACAGACTCATGTGGACACTCTACTCTGGGTGCTCAAATACGATTTGAGTAGCCATTTGCCTAACAGAAttgctttaaaattatttcccaTATAAACCTTGCCTTAATGGTgagggctttttttttctgattactTGAGAACTCTTTCCATCAGCAAAACTAATTCCGCCTGATTCCTGTGCATCATGGATTCTGTGTACTTTTTAACAGGTTACTCGTCTCAGCAGTGTTGGTCTTGAGTAACGGGCTTTCAGAAACTGAGAGGAGACCTTGTCCCTTGCCAGCAGTCTGAATGAGTTGCTGGGATCGCAGTGTGTTTTCTGAATCCAGCAAGCAGGAATCTGAGAATATTCCAATGGGACATTTTGGAATGCTTAAGTTGAGTTGATCTTCAGTGGTGCACCCTTCTGTGCTGATACAAAGATTCATTTGTAGATGAAGGgatcttctttttttatttgtaggtTCTTACAGGTATGCCTCCATTCCCAGAACTCAGGAGTTAAAAAGCAGGGTGCAGTCCTTTCACACTAAGGGTCTGATTTCTCCTAACCCATCCTAGGTTGTACCCCTAATTCTCTGCAATTAAACCCCAAGCGAATGAAATGGACTAATAAGCCACTGTATGATGGAATTTTTTAAGCCAtatgttttattgttgttgctttgGGGAAATTGTCAAGAGTTGTTCTAGGATGTTTTATCTGCCTGTATGTAATGTACTGTGCTTGAAGAGCactttgtgaaaatgtttttacgGATCCACTTTCTCTGCGGGATACTGAAGATTGTGGATTTCTGAAAGTTTTTGGTTGCCGAATCCAAACCTTTTTTGATGCTACGCGATGACTGTGTGTTCAGATGAGTAGCCATGGTTGGTTTTTAAAATTGTCAGAAAACAACTCCAGGTCTTAAACCTAAAATCTGCATGTAGCTGACCGTCAGTCTGTCGGATTTGTGTACTGTGCAAGACACAGAAGATGTACAGCAGCTTTATCTAATGTTTCTGACGCTGCAGGTATTTTATCAGTGTGTGGTAGTTTCGGTCTTGCTCACTGAGCACTGCACTGAGAGGCCTACTGTGGTTTGCAGACAGTGGGGAAATAGATTCTCCATGGGTAGAGGCTTCAGGTACAAAACCATAGACACCATTTTAAATggacattatttttaatgtgaaacCCAGGTGTTAAAGTTCTGAGAGAGGGGAGTCCAGTCCTCACCGCGCAGATTTTTATATCTCGCCTTAAACCCGTTTTCAAAAATTGTAGCCTCAAAACTACAGATTGAGGTGGTATCTTGAGTGTTCAGGTGTAGTAGATATTTCTGACACTGATTTGTGGATGTTCCATATTCCACCCATACTCT from Lepisosteus oculatus isolate fLepOcu1 chromosome 11, fLepOcu1.hap2, whole genome shotgun sequence includes:
- the e2f2 gene encoding transcription factor E2F2; protein product: MMRLPRGVSPASGKGAVGFSGSTRKVLAGARTELFGTELSSPPINSLSSGYLSQICNTASGDQRASCLYSTPHGPEAKPIRATSGRLPAKRKLDLEGNDPLYLPDLRTPKGKGRTVPRLPSPKTPKSPGERTRYDTSLGLLTKKFVGLLSESADGVLDLNWAAEVLEVQKRRIYDITNVLEGVQLIRKKSKNNIQWVVGGSVLGGSPAGPEKQRGLRRELAELDKAEKALDDLIRSSSAQLKELTEQKDNQRLGYVTYQDIRSITSLKDQTVIAVKAPSETKLEVPESTDGSLQIYLKSKNGPIEVYLCPEQELQDGSPVKTSTPIKEEEPWTPSTPQSPPGKQEPAEDTLKPSPASSVLLDVEGLLGLPPSLLQITEDQLPSTSSFAADGAPFVCFSPPLDSEDYLWGLEDGEGVSDFFNTYDLGDLLKS